From the Halalkalicoccus sp. CGA53 genome, one window contains:
- a CDS encoding sodium:calcium antiporter yields MWVLVWYAVVGAVCTALIWRASGLLEGSAERLALHYGLPAIVQGAVIVAIGSSMPELLTAIIAPLVHDEFELGVGVIVGSAIFNVLVIPAAAALASEGGLSSGREVVYKEAQFYMLAVAVFLLMCSFAVIYYPVDGAGTPLGGTITRELALIPVATYGLYVFIQYSDTMDHEPEPLTERIDVRREWLLLLLSFAVIAVAVEGLVRMAIGLGEIFDTPSFIWGLTVIAAATSLPDAFVSIAAAKREHDVTSIANVFGSNVFDLLVAVPAGVLVAGAAAIDFSQAIPLIGFLMFGTVVLFTLLRTEFVLEPWEAYVLLGLYAVFVVWVLLETVGFTGVML; encoded by the coding sequence ATGTGGGTGCTCGTCTGGTACGCGGTCGTCGGCGCCGTCTGTACGGCGCTCATCTGGCGGGCCAGCGGGCTCCTCGAGGGATCGGCCGAACGCCTCGCGCTCCACTACGGGCTCCCCGCGATCGTCCAGGGGGCGGTGATCGTCGCCATCGGCTCCAGCATGCCTGAACTGCTCACCGCGATCATCGCCCCGCTCGTCCACGACGAGTTCGAACTCGGCGTCGGCGTCATCGTCGGCTCCGCCATCTTCAACGTACTGGTCATCCCGGCGGCCGCCGCGCTCGCGAGCGAGGGTGGGCTCTCCTCGGGCCGCGAGGTCGTCTACAAGGAGGCGCAGTTCTACATGCTCGCGGTCGCCGTCTTCCTGCTCATGTGCTCGTTCGCCGTGATCTACTACCCCGTCGACGGGGCGGGAACCCCTCTCGGCGGGACGATCACCCGCGAGCTCGCGCTCATCCCGGTCGCAACCTACGGGCTCTACGTCTTCATCCAGTACTCGGATACGATGGACCACGAGCCGGAGCCGCTGACCGAACGGATCGACGTCCGCAGGGAGTGGCTCCTGCTGCTCCTGAGCTTCGCCGTGATCGCGGTCGCGGTGGAGGGCCTCGTCCGGATGGCAATCGGGTTGGGAGAGATCTTCGACACCCCGAGCTTCATCTGGGGGCTCACCGTGATCGCCGCGGCGACGAGCCTCCCCGACGCGTTCGTCTCGATCGCCGCCGCGAAACGCGAACACGACGTCACCAGCATCGCGAACGTCTTCGGCTCGAACGTCTTCGACCTGCTGGTGGCGGTCCCCGCCGGCGTGCTCGTCGCGGGCGCGGCCGCCATCGACTTCTCACAGGCGATCCCCCTGATCGGCTTCCTCATGTTCGGCACGGTCGTCCTCTTCACCCTCCTGCGAACCGAGTTCGTCCTCGAACCGTGGGAGGCGTACGTCCTCCTGGGGCTCTACGCGGTCTTCGTCGTCTGGGTCCTCCTGGAGACCGTCGGGTTCACCGGCGTCATGCTCTAA
- a CDS encoding undecaprenyl-diphosphate phosphatase: MSLRELVVAVLAGVVQGIVEWLPISSTGNVSLFLTVMGVSPEVAVQLALFLQVGTTLSAAVYYRETIREAVAAAPGWRPEGAFVGPNADTTFVVVACAMTGLIGIPIYVLLIDLASDLTGGLFVAVIGVLLVLTGLLQRATEAIGLGEKERPNLLDAVLVGAVQGLSILPGVSRSGTTASVLLFRGHGGPSAFRLSFLLSIPAGLGAGVLIVLDTGGVPTNTGLEAFFALVTSAVVGYVVIDALMRIVHTIEFWIVCLALGGLCILGGGLTVVL, encoded by the coding sequence ATGAGTCTGCGTGAGCTGGTCGTCGCCGTCCTCGCCGGGGTCGTCCAGGGGATCGTCGAGTGGCTGCCGATCTCCAGCACCGGGAACGTCTCGCTCTTCCTGACCGTGATGGGCGTCTCGCCCGAGGTCGCCGTACAGCTCGCGCTCTTCCTCCAGGTTGGGACGACGCTCTCGGCGGCGGTCTACTACCGCGAGACGATCCGCGAGGCGGTCGCCGCCGCGCCGGGCTGGCGACCCGAGGGTGCGTTCGTCGGCCCGAACGCCGACACGACGTTCGTCGTCGTCGCCTGTGCGATGACGGGTCTGATCGGCATCCCGATCTACGTGCTCCTGATCGACCTCGCCAGCGACCTCACCGGTGGGCTGTTCGTCGCCGTCATCGGCGTGTTGCTGGTGCTCACCGGTCTCCTCCAGCGGGCGACCGAGGCGATCGGCCTCGGGGAGAAAGAGCGGCCGAACCTGCTCGACGCGGTGCTCGTCGGGGCGGTGCAGGGGCTCTCCATTCTCCCCGGCGTGTCGCGCTCGGGGACCACCGCGAGCGTGCTGCTCTTTCGGGGTCACGGCGGGCCCTCGGCGTTTCGGCTCTCGTTTCTCCTCTCGATCCCGGCCGGCCTCGGCGCGGGCGTCCTGATCGTCCTCGACACCGGCGGCGTGCCGACGAACACCGGTCTCGAGGCGTTCTTCGCGCTCGTCACGAGCGCGGTCGTCGGCTACGTCGTGATCGACGCGCTGATGCGCATCGTCCACACGATCGAGTTCTGGATCGTCTGTCTCGCCCTCGGCGGGCTCTGTATCCTCGGCGGCGGACTCACCGTCGTCCTCTAG
- a CDS encoding ornithine cyclodeaminase, nickel-pincer nucleotide-dependent, with amino-acid sequence MTATSTVELQGHIIDSGMMGRCFGIVMDMGGSFEIEAFEIGRRKDEETYARMAVTAETEGELRAILHQLHQNGATLESPTDAVVEPAPDDRVVPPGFYSTTNHPTEIRFEGEWISVQNIEMDCAIVVDPEEPRAYTKTLTMVEGGDLVVTGETGIRVSPPERPRDREGAFGFMQGGISSERPSRSLIGNVAEAVRATREADGKIVVVPGPAVVHAGARNDLAALVREGFVDAISAGNGFAVHDLERDRFGTSLGLDAETLDHPRGGHTHHIYTISEVIRAGGIEPAVESGLIESGVMYECVRNEVPYVLAGSIRDDGPLPDTITDAVEAQNAIREQVRDADLVLMLATMLHSVAVGNCLPSTTRVVCVDINPATVTQLVDRGSAQAAGLVTDIGTFVPLLADELLDR; translated from the coding sequence ATGACCGCGACGAGCACGGTCGAACTCCAGGGCCACATCATCGACTCCGGGATGATGGGCCGGTGTTTCGGGATCGTGATGGACATGGGCGGCTCCTTCGAGATCGAGGCGTTCGAGATCGGACGGCGAAAGGACGAGGAGACGTACGCGCGGATGGCCGTCACCGCCGAGACCGAGGGCGAGCTGCGTGCAATCCTCCACCAGCTCCACCAGAACGGCGCGACGCTCGAATCGCCCACCGACGCCGTCGTCGAGCCCGCCCCGGACGACCGGGTGGTCCCCCCCGGCTTCTACTCTACCACCAACCACCCCACCGAGATCCGATTCGAGGGCGAGTGGATCTCCGTACAGAACATCGAGATGGACTGTGCGATCGTCGTCGACCCCGAGGAGCCCCGGGCGTACACGAAGACGCTCACGATGGTCGAGGGGGGCGATCTCGTCGTCACGGGCGAGACCGGCATTCGGGTGAGCCCGCCCGAGCGCCCGAGGGACCGCGAGGGCGCGTTCGGATTCATGCAGGGCGGGATCTCGAGCGAGCGGCCCTCCCGGTCGCTCATCGGGAACGTCGCGGAGGCCGTCAGGGCGACTCGCGAGGCGGATGGGAAGATCGTCGTCGTCCCCGGTCCGGCGGTCGTCCACGCCGGCGCGCGCAACGACCTCGCGGCACTCGTTCGCGAGGGGTTCGTCGACGCGATTAGCGCGGGCAACGGGTTCGCGGTCCACGACCTCGAACGCGACCGTTTTGGCACCTCGCTCGGCCTCGACGCCGAGACGCTCGATCACCCCCGGGGCGGCCACACCCACCACATCTACACGATCAGCGAGGTGATCCGGGCGGGCGGGATCGAACCCGCGGTCGAGTCGGGACTGATCGAGAGCGGTGTGATGTACGAGTGCGTACGCAACGAGGTTCCGTACGTGCTCGCGGGCTCGATCCGCGACGACGGCCCGCTGCCGGACACCATCACGGACGCAGTGGAGGCCCAGAACGCGATCAGAGAACAGGTCCGCGACGCCGATCTCGTACTGATGCTCGCGACGATGCTCCACTCCGTCGCGGTCGGGAACTGCCTCCCCTCGACGACGCGCGTCGTCTGTGTGGACATCAACCCGGCGACGGTCACCCAGCTCGTGGACAGGGGGAGCGCGCAGGCTGCAGGACTGGTGACCGACATCGGCACGTTCGTCCCGCTGCTCGCAGACGAGCTGCTCGATCGGTAG
- a CDS encoding O-antigen ligase family protein, which yields MDRYVHAAFGLLLVLLLSMGFTSVGPIHLALLGVFIGFLAFNQYDYRTGGVDTSIFLLAQFGLTLLLGFTVTWQALGAFENSVFALVLLWLSLLGYLIVQHDALSYVSQTFPYLLCFGVVFAVFLYHTLPVAPGGGLAVFAVSAGVLLGLNLFVFPRYVSPRLFLWTIAAFGGVLAFVGLPSAFDRSYTVWFLAVEPWENTITPPMLDREFSVVRSAFGNPNTFGIVVFAGTVAAFVEAIRSLERGAALGALLMVGLLGVNLVGLYLSNSRASWLAAGVGVTIYAAYSLLDWRAVPVAAVGIAILVPAFLVGIYLSIVPIDPANRFELWRASLSAIRENPTLAGQGIVSTSDVIAPYVPDGIGQPSPHNSYLSIWIRTGLLGVAAYTLLIFGSILHGLAKARTVDVAALALACGFAVSQFFEAYTLYHTGPGSVIGALAFGYLIASVAEPDRFDAAASDAPTGDERRVEAPSLADLSGDRRPAGVDRSFERGEGGRSARGGESTTDGGLSTRR from the coding sequence ATGGACAGATACGTACACGCGGCGTTCGGTCTCCTCCTCGTCCTCCTCCTGAGCATGGGGTTCACCTCGGTCGGCCCGATCCACCTCGCGCTGCTCGGCGTCTTCATCGGCTTCCTCGCGTTCAACCAGTACGACTATCGCACCGGCGGGGTCGACACCTCGATCTTTCTCCTCGCGCAGTTCGGCCTGACGCTCTTACTCGGGTTCACCGTCACCTGGCAGGCGCTCGGCGCGTTCGAGAACAGCGTCTTCGCGCTCGTGTTGCTCTGGCTCTCCCTACTAGGCTACCTGATCGTCCAGCACGACGCGCTCTCGTACGTCTCCCAGACCTTCCCCTACCTGCTCTGTTTCGGGGTCGTCTTCGCGGTCTTCCTCTACCACACGCTGCCGGTCGCTCCTGGCGGCGGGCTCGCGGTCTTCGCGGTCAGCGCCGGCGTCCTCCTCGGGCTGAACCTCTTCGTCTTCCCACGGTACGTCTCCCCGCGGCTCTTCCTCTGGACGATCGCGGCCTTCGGGGGCGTGCTCGCGTTCGTCGGCCTCCCCTCCGCGTTCGACAGGAGCTACACGGTCTGGTTCCTCGCGGTCGAACCCTGGGAGAACACGATCACACCGCCGATGCTCGACCGCGAGTTCTCGGTCGTCCGATCGGCGTTCGGAAACCCGAACACGTTCGGGATCGTCGTCTTCGCGGGCACCGTCGCGGCGTTCGTCGAGGCGATCCGGTCGCTCGAACGTGGGGCCGCCCTCGGCGCGCTCCTGATGGTCGGGCTGCTCGGCGTCAACCTCGTCGGTCTCTACCTCTCGAACAGCCGTGCGAGCTGGCTCGCCGCCGGCGTCGGGGTCACGATCTACGCCGCGTACAGCCTCCTCGACTGGCGGGCGGTCCCGGTCGCGGCCGTCGGGATCGCGATCCTCGTCCCCGCCTTCCTCGTCGGGATCTACCTCTCGATCGTCCCGATCGACCCGGCCAACCGGTTCGAGCTCTGGCGGGCGAGCCTCTCGGCGATCCGGGAGAACCCGACGCTCGCCGGCCAGGGGATCGTCAGCACCAGCGATGTGATCGCCCCGTACGTCCCCGACGGGATCGGGCAGCCGAGCCCGCACAACTCGTATCTCTCGATATGGATCCGGACGGGACTGCTCGGCGTCGCCGCCTACACGCTTCTGATCTTCGGCTCGATCCTCCACGGCCTCGCGAAGGCCCGGACCGTCGACGTGGCCGCGCTCGCGCTCGCCTGTGGGTTCGCCGTGAGTCAGTTCTTCGAGGCGTACACGCTCTATCACACCGGCCCCGGCTCGGTCATCGGCGCGCTGGCGTTCGGCTACCTGATCGCGAGCGTCGCGGAGCCCGATCGGTTCGACGCCGCCGCCTCGGACGCGCCGACGGGCGACGAGCGCAGGGTCGAGGCACCCTCGCTCGCCGACCTCTCGGGCGATCGCCGTCCGGCCGGGGTCGACCGGTCGTTCGAGCGGGGCGAGGGTGGTCGCTCGGCGCGCGGTGGCGAGTCGACGACCGACGGTGGCCTGTCGACGAGACGGTGA